The Streptomyces collinus DNA segment GCGCAGGTCGCCGAGACCCTCGGCATATCGCTGGGCTCGGTCAAGGCGTACGGCTCGCGCGGCATCGCGGCGCTCCGGATCGCCATGGAGGCGCCGGCATGAGTGACCGCAACGGCACGGGCGGCAACGGGCGCGAGGGCCCCGAGCCCGCCGAGCGCCTCGACGAGTGGCGGACGCCGTCACGGCTGCACGGGCAAGATCCGAAGCAATCGCACGCTGGGAACGGAACTGTGAACCACGGCCCCGACGACCAGAGCCCCGACGGGTTCGACTCGGACGAGCTGGACCTGCGCACGATGCTGCACCAGGTGGTGCAGGAGGTGGAGCCGCGCGACGGCACCCTGGAGTACCTGCGCAAGGCGGTGCCCCAGCGGCGGACCCGCAAGCGGCAGGCCGTCGTCGGCATGGCCGCCGCCGCGCTCTTCATCGGCACCGCCATCCCCGCCCTGGTGCACGTCTCCAACGCCACCGGCTCCGACGCCAACCCGTCCGCCATCGGCCACGCCTCCGAGACGCAAGGCGGCTCGGGCGAGGGGAAGGGCCCGGACGGCGGCGAGAGCACCGCGGGCGGCTCCTCCGGCAAGACCGAGAGCAAGGAGAAGGGCGAGAAGAAGGAGAAGGACGAGGGCAAGGGGTCCGGCGCCTCCACCGGCGCGTCCCAGGGCGGTACCGACCCTTCCTCCACCGCCGCCGCCGGTATCCAGGCGTGCACCGCGGCCCAGCTGGGCCCCGCCTCCGGAAGCGCGGGCGCCCCCGACTCCACGGGCGCGGTCTCCGGCTCCTTCCGCGTCACCAACGTCTCCGGCGCGGCCTGCACGGTCACCGGCCCCGGCTCGGTGAGCGCGCTGCCGCAGGGCGCCGCCGACATGAGCAAGGTCGGCTCGGCCCGCCACACCGCGGGCGACGCGGCGGCAGGGCTGCTGCCCGACCCGTCGCTGGAGGCCGCCCAGCTGGTGCTTCAGCCGGGCATCGGCTACGACGTGAAGTTCGCGTGGGTCCCCTCCGAGACCTGCCCCACCCCCGGCGGCAGCGTCGGCGGTCCGGACCCCAGCCCCGATCCGACCCCGACGGAGGACCCGGCGACCACGGCCGGCACCTCCACCGGCGGCGACACGGGCGCGGCCCCGCAGCTGGCCAGGGAGGACGGCACGGTCGACGGCAGCGTGGCGGTGACCTACACGCCGGGCACGGGCTCGGGCGCCACCTCGGTGACGGTGTCCAACGCGTGCGCGGGCACGGTGTACTGGACGGGCGTGCTGGCAGGGGCGTAGGCGAGGGCGCAGCCCCTCCGGGGCTGCGGGCCACCCGGCCCGGCGCGGACGCCCCTCACTTCACGGCGGCGTCCACGGCGACGGGCTCCTCACCCGTCACCAGCCCCAGCTCCGCATCCCGCACGGACTCCACCTCGCGCCGCAGCAGCCGGAACCACATGAAGATCACGAACCCGACGAAGGCGAACCACTCGGCGGTGTAGCCCAGGTTCTGGAAGGCCTTGAGGTCCAGCCCCGAGTCCGGCGGCGCGGCGGCCGGCACCGCCTTCATCCCCGCGTCACCCTTCGACAGTGTGACCCACGCGTCGTACACGTCGTACGGCACCAGGTTCACCAGGGACGCCGCGCTGATCGCCGCCGTCTGCCCGGCCGGCAGCCCGCCCTGCGCACTGACGCCGTTGTCCCCCGGTGTCTCCGACGCCTGTAGCGCCCCGGTGACGGTGACCTCACCGGCCGGCGGGACGGGAACCCGTGCCGTCCCAGCGGTCCCGGGCAGCCAACCCCGCACCACCGGCAGCGCCTCGCCCGAGCCGGTCCGCAGCAGGGCCAGCACGTAGAAGCCCTGCCTGCCGTCGAGCTCGCGCCCGGGCACCAGGAGCTGCTTGGCGTACCGCCCGCTCGCGGTGACCAGCTTGCCGGACGTGGCCTTGGTCACCGGCAGCATGTCCTTGAGGGGACGGGGCGCCTCGCTCTTGGCCTCGGTGACCTGCTCGGTCGCGGTGCGATGGTCCTGCACCCGGTCCTCGAACCGGCCCAGCTGCCAGGACCCCATGAAAATGCAGAAGGGGATGGACAGCAGCACGAAGACGTTGATCCCCCACCATCGGGGCGTCAGCAGAAACCGGTACACACCCCCACGGTACGGGGGTGCCGGGCAGGGACAGGCTGCGGGGTCGGCAACGGGGCGGGGGCGGCGGGCGGTTCCGGACGCCGGCCGCTCAGTACCGCTCGGCCAGGTGCTCCCGGCCCACCGGGGGCTCGTACGGCTCGGGCCAGAAGTCGGTGATCACGGATATCCGGCCCGCTCCGTCCCCGGTGAAGAAGGAGATGGCGTCCATCTCCTCCGGCCCCACGGTGAAGTGGGTCCAGGTGACGACCTGTCCGGGCTCGGCGACGACGCGCTCGACTCTCAGGTGCCAGTCGCCCGGATACTCGCGGTTGAACCGGACATACCGCTCCCGGCCGCTGATCAGCTCACGCGTCTGGGGCAGGGTGTAGACGACGTCCTCGGACAGGGTATCGGCGAACGCGGCCCAGTCCCGGGCCTCGGCGGCGGCCCAGAACCTCTCGACGGCCTTGCGCAGATCGGTCATGCCCAAAAGTCTGCACGCCTCCACTGACAATCGGCCCTGACCTGCGCGAACACCCCGGTCAGGGCTCAGTGGGCTCAGTGGGCTCAGTCCTTGCGGGCTCGGATCGAGTACATCAGCGGTATCCGCGGCCGGCCCGCCGGAAAGCGGAAGTAGCCGTCCCGCTGCTCGAAGCTCCCGAACCGCCGGAACAGCGACACGTCGTGCTCGTGCAGGAACTCGATCCGCAGCCCGGCCGCCGCGAGCGCCGAGACGACCTCGCCGACCGGATGCTGCCACTCGACCCGCCGGCCGTGCGTGAACTCGGCGCCCTCGGCCGCGTACGACCCCGCGCTCTCCTCGACCCAGGCGTCCCGGGCGAAGTAGTCGT contains these protein-coding regions:
- a CDS encoding SURF1 family protein; its protein translation is MYRFLLTPRWWGINVFVLLSIPFCIFMGSWQLGRFEDRVQDHRTATEQVTEAKSEAPRPLKDMLPVTKATSGKLVTASGRYAKQLLVPGRELDGRQGFYVLALLRTGSGEALPVVRGWLPGTAGTARVPVPPAGEVTVTGALQASETPGDNGVSAQGGLPAGQTAAISAASLVNLVPYDVYDAWVTLSKGDAGMKAVPAAAPPDSGLDLKAFQNLGYTAEWFAFVGFVIFMWFRLLRREVESVRDAELGLVTGEEPVAVDAAVK
- a CDS encoding nuclear transport factor 2 family protein, which produces MTDLRKAVERFWAAAEARDWAAFADTLSEDVVYTLPQTRELISGRERYVRFNREYPGDWHLRVERVVAEPGQVVTWTHFTVGPEEMDAISFFTGDGAGRISVITDFWPEPYEPPVGREHLAERY